One Candidatus Saccharibacteria bacterium RAAC3_TM7_1 genomic region harbors:
- a CDS encoding hypothetical protein (RAAC3_TM7_1_92) — protein sequence MAKQKKKRNKKYQGNDAKASTPTVLRVSAEERSRFREWWLTYRQLVKIGGAILGVVIVLILLTIGIVGLFTN from the coding sequence ATGGCAAAGCAGAAGAAGAAGCGTAATAAAAAATACCAAGGCAATGATGCCAAAGCAAGCACGCCAACCGTTCTCCGTGTCTCAGCCGAAGAACGCAGCCGTTTTCGTGAGTGGTGGCTGACCTACCGCCAGCTGGTCAAGATTGGTGGCGCCATACTAGGTGTTGTGATCGTTCTTATACTCCTCACCATCGGCATTGTCGGGCTGTTTACGAACTAG
- a CDS encoding hypothetical protein (RAAC3_TM7_1_100) yields the protein MAKYGKKAQEEVGKTMHEHKHEGKYTSKEQAIAVGLDKARRQGSKAPKKKSDS from the coding sequence ATGGCAAAGTACGGCAAGAAAGCCCAGGAAGAAGTCGGCAAAACCATGCACGAGCATAAACATGAAGGCAAGTATACGAGCAAAGAGCAAGCGATTGCCGTCGGTCTAGACAAAGCTCGCCGTCAAGGCAGTAAAGCACCTAAAAAGAAATCGGATAGCTAA
- a CDS encoding Sensor protein resE (RAAC3_TM7_1_93) produces MDVLIVIITLVTNSFLGGLIYLRDRTSRKSQLFGVMSGAIALWILSNFITNYANGDSLVLNDIANRIAFIAGYGVVFAGLLFTYVFPKQRKVNTYEIVLVYLLAAIVMLLSATSLVSGEVRRSHDGLLEFTIGPLLWLYMAAFLTNVGLLVKNLVSTIRRDSGTKRSQSVLVLLAFGISAPVGLIINLVLPVMAVGWQVTQFGPLATIILVSLIAYSIVKHGLFDIRLAAVRTVTYILALASLSVIYYFLAYVVSTLLFHSTADSSVSVSPINILLALLLAFIFQPVKRFFDRVTDKIFYRGRYHTDEFYARLSEVLTTTTDLRSLLQRVSKEVATTLKAEHASFFVQYSNTHYMSAGTLTYKTVPVSDIRSLNDYIDEIGSSEVIVTELLQDRTIRRLLISHKVAVLMPLMRESKIFGYLMLGEHQGGGFTNRDIRVLTTVSDELVIGIQNALSVQEVRDINESLQQRISEATRELRTSNARLLRIDATKDEFLSMASHQLRTPLTSIKGYLSMVLEGDAGKITNMQRHLLSEAFNGSERMVHLIHDFLNVSRIQTGKFLIEKKQCDLGGLVRDEINSLVSVAEVRGLKLKAVLPAEPVLLNLDESKIRQVVMNFIDNAIYYSKSGTTIVITLTVGRGSVKVTVVDHGIGVPVAQQEKLFTKFFRADNARKQRPDGTGVGLYLAKKVVDGHNGKLIFASKEDQGSTFGFELPLKDSR; encoded by the coding sequence GTGGATGTTCTGATTGTAATTATTACACTTGTGACCAATAGTTTTCTGGGGGGACTGATCTACCTACGTGATCGCACCTCGAGGAAGTCGCAACTATTTGGTGTTATGAGCGGCGCCATCGCGTTATGGATTCTCTCCAACTTCATCACCAACTATGCAAACGGTGACAGCCTGGTACTCAACGACATAGCCAATCGCATCGCTTTTATAGCTGGGTACGGTGTCGTCTTTGCCGGACTTTTGTTTACGTATGTTTTTCCTAAGCAACGTAAAGTGAATACCTATGAGATTGTTCTCGTATATCTGCTGGCAGCTATCGTCATGCTCCTTTCCGCGACGTCGCTGGTGAGCGGTGAAGTAAGAAGAAGCCATGACGGACTCCTAGAATTTACTATCGGTCCGCTCCTATGGCTCTATATGGCGGCATTTCTTACCAATGTCGGATTACTTGTCAAAAACCTCGTTAGCACCATCCGTCGTGATTCGGGTACAAAAAGGAGTCAAAGTGTACTGGTGCTGTTGGCGTTTGGAATAAGTGCTCCTGTCGGGCTTATCATAAACCTGGTTTTGCCAGTCATGGCTGTCGGCTGGCAGGTGACCCAGTTTGGCCCGCTCGCAACTATCATCCTAGTGAGCCTCATTGCTTACTCCATCGTTAAACACGGGCTGTTTGATATTCGCCTGGCGGCAGTACGCACGGTTACCTATATCTTAGCATTGGCCAGTCTCTCTGTTATTTACTACTTTCTCGCCTATGTCGTATCGACCTTATTATTCCACAGCACGGCTGACTCGTCGGTCAGTGTAAGCCCTATCAATATTCTGCTTGCGCTGCTGCTGGCATTTATCTTTCAGCCTGTTAAGCGGTTCTTTGATAGGGTAACCGACAAAATATTTTACCGAGGACGCTATCATACTGATGAATTCTACGCTCGATTAAGCGAGGTGTTGACCACCACGACCGATCTGCGCAGCTTGCTCCAGCGGGTGTCAAAAGAGGTCGCCACTACTCTGAAGGCCGAACACGCCTCCTTCTTTGTCCAGTACAGTAATACTCACTATATGTCAGCCGGAACCCTAACGTATAAAACAGTACCGGTGAGTGATATTCGCAGCCTAAACGACTATATCGACGAAATCGGTAGTAGTGAGGTGATCGTAACCGAGCTGCTTCAAGACCGTACCATACGGCGGCTACTGATCAGCCACAAGGTTGCTGTGCTGATGCCGCTGATGCGAGAGTCAAAAATCTTTGGCTACTTAATGCTAGGCGAACATCAAGGAGGCGGATTCACTAACCGCGATATCCGTGTTCTTACGACGGTTTCTGACGAACTGGTAATCGGTATACAAAATGCGCTGTCGGTGCAGGAAGTAAGAGACATTAACGAAAGTCTCCAGCAGCGTATCAGCGAAGCAACCAGAGAGCTACGTACCTCTAATGCCCGGCTACTGCGTATTGATGCGACGAAAGATGAATTCCTCAGCATGGCGTCGCATCAGCTCCGGACGCCGCTTACCAGTATCAAAGGCTACCTAAGTATGGTGCTTGAAGGTGATGCCGGTAAGATTACCAACATGCAAAGACACCTTTTGAGTGAGGCGTTCAACGGAAGTGAGCGGATGGTCCATCTCATCCACGATTTTCTCAATGTTTCGCGTATTCAGACTGGGAAATTCCTGATCGAAAAGAAGCAGTGTGACCTGGGGGGCCTGGTTAGGGATGAAATAAATTCGCTGGTAAGCGTGGCTGAGGTGCGTGGGCTGAAGTTGAAAGCTGTTCTGCCAGCGGAGCCGGTGCTACTGAACCTTGATGAGAGCAAGATACGCCAGGTAGTGATGAACTTTATTGACAACGCTATTTACTATTCGAAGTCAGGAACGACAATCGTCATTACACTGACGGTCGGGCGGGGAAGCGTCAAGGTAACGGTAGTTGACCACGGTATTGGCGTACCCGTTGCTCAACAGGAGAAACTTTTCACTAAATTTTTCCGCGCCGACAATGCTCGCAAGCAACGACCGGATGGTACCGGTGTCGGCCTGTACTTAGCAAAAAAGGTCGTTGATGGTCACAACGGCAAACTAATCTTTGCTTCAAAAGAAGATCAGGGTAGCACGTTTGGGTTTGAACTACCACTTAAAGATAGCCGCTAG
- a CDS encoding FolD bifunctional protein, nonfunctional (RAAC3_TM7_1_97), protein MKLLSGTELADYIKERQARQVRNLRQAHDIVPRLAIIQTVDDPVIDTYVRMKQRYGADLLVEVDLHRVSSDQLFQTINLLDDDESVHGIIIQLPLADESQTEEAVNMVAGSKDVDGLSKGSDFTPATPMAIDWLVNGYNVALQGKHIAIVGNGRLVGAPLAKLWQAAGYNVTVFDEHSKNMTAQLRRYPVIVSAAGVPALITSASVQPGAVVIDAATSAEHGKIIGDVADEVRERSDVTITPEKGGVGPLTVVALFENVIRAAYQRVKFGSTEK, encoded by the coding sequence ATGAAATTACTGAGCGGTACCGAACTAGCGGACTATATTAAGGAGCGGCAAGCGCGTCAGGTGCGCAACCTGCGTCAGGCGCACGATATCGTGCCTCGCTTAGCGATTATCCAGACAGTCGACGATCCGGTTATTGATACCTATGTTCGAATGAAGCAGCGCTATGGGGCCGATCTTTTAGTCGAAGTCGACTTGCACCGCGTGAGTTCGGATCAGCTTTTTCAAACGATTAACTTACTCGATGACGACGAGTCGGTACATGGCATCATCATCCAGTTGCCGCTGGCGGACGAATCGCAGACTGAAGAGGCGGTCAATATGGTAGCGGGCAGTAAAGACGTTGATGGTTTGTCGAAGGGTTCAGATTTTACTCCGGCCACGCCGATGGCGATCGACTGGCTAGTAAACGGATATAATGTAGCGTTACAGGGCAAACACATCGCGATTGTCGGCAATGGCCGGCTGGTTGGTGCGCCACTTGCTAAGCTATGGCAAGCTGCCGGCTACAATGTGACGGTCTTCGACGAACATAGCAAAAATATGACTGCGCAACTCCGGCGCTATCCGGTGATCGTCTCGGCAGCCGGTGTACCAGCACTGATTACCTCCGCTTCGGTTCAGCCGGGCGCGGTAGTGATTGACGCGGCGACGTCGGCCGAACACGGCAAGATTATCGGTGATGTAGCCGATGAGGTTCGTGAGCGCAGCGATGTGACCATTACGCCAGAAAAGGGTGGCGTCGGACCGCTGACGGTCGTGGCATTGTTTGAAAATGTGATTCGCGCCGCCTATCAGCGCGTAAAATTCGGCAGCACTGAAAAATAG
- a CDS encoding hypothetical protein (RAAC3_TM7_1_94), with translation MSIDNDPRPLHDNPYEITHDEVVNLTHQLLQENPPKTSDRFVCYRLEGKEPFSDIGRGVERLVLEQTFKNNAAEMDKEYSAYEDQSMFFISFDATKEAPSGVLRIIQNGPAGLKTLHDLQEESTIGISKEVVMGYHDIDDLSRVWDVGTVAVPPEYRSGEGAVSVQLYRAMYLSALENKIDHFISIVDLKPLGKLTGYLGIPFKPLAGTQPFKYLGSDRSQAVYGYVPEFYKKMSQKMRTPRGLLARKALKRLVKGTEDNTLQF, from the coding sequence ATGTCGATAGACAATGACCCGCGGCCACTTCATGATAATCCGTATGAGATTACACATGACGAAGTTGTGAACCTTACCCATCAATTACTGCAGGAAAATCCGCCAAAAACTTCAGATCGTTTTGTTTGCTATAGACTTGAAGGTAAAGAGCCTTTTTCTGATATTGGGCGGGGTGTGGAGCGTCTAGTTTTAGAGCAAACATTTAAGAATAATGCAGCAGAAATGGATAAGGAGTACTCTGCCTATGAAGATCAGAGTATGTTTTTCATCTCATTTGATGCTACTAAAGAAGCTCCGTCAGGCGTGCTTCGAATAATTCAAAACGGACCTGCTGGACTCAAGACACTCCATGATCTGCAAGAGGAATCTACGATTGGCATTTCGAAAGAAGTAGTAATGGGCTATCATGACATCGATGACTTAAGTAGGGTGTGGGATGTCGGTACCGTAGCGGTTCCACCAGAGTACCGCAGTGGCGAAGGTGCGGTTAGTGTACAGCTATATAGGGCAATGTATCTTTCTGCATTAGAGAACAAGATTGATCATTTCATTTCAATTGTTGATCTAAAGCCTCTTGGTAAACTCACGGGATACCTGGGAATTCCGTTCAAGCCACTCGCTGGCACACAGCCCTTCAAATACCTCGGTTCCGACCGTAGCCAAGCGGTATATGGATACGTACCCGAATTCTATAAGAAAATGAGCCAAAAAATGCGAACTCCTCGAGGCTTATTGGCACGTAAGGCACTGAAGAGGCTTGTTAAGGGAACCGAAGACAACACGCTGCAGTTTTAG
- a CDS encoding hypothetical protein (RAAC3_TM7_1_98) has translation MYDYNYSYGYPSTNTGNNEMTAAVVLMIFLVIFLTLIVAYAVTSFFLGKIFKKAGQPAWAAWVPIYNNWKLLEMGGQHGFWAILAFVPFVNIAAIIFQYIAMYHIGLKFGKEGVFVLLAIFLPIVWIIWLAVDKTAVWQGAPTQAAAAPPKTTTQ, from the coding sequence ATGTACGATTACAACTATAGTTACGGCTATCCATCAACAAATACGGGAAATAATGAGATGACGGCTGCGGTTGTCCTGATGATATTCCTGGTCATCTTCCTTACCTTGATTGTCGCATACGCTGTCACGTCATTCTTCCTTGGCAAGATCTTCAAGAAAGCCGGCCAACCTGCCTGGGCAGCCTGGGTACCGATTTACAACAACTGGAAATTACTCGAGATGGGCGGTCAGCACGGCTTCTGGGCGATTCTCGCCTTCGTGCCATTCGTCAATATCGCCGCCATTATCTTCCAGTACATCGCCATGTACCACATCGGCTTGAAATTCGGTAAGGAAGGTGTTTTTGTACTGCTCGCTATCTTCCTGCCAATCGTCTGGATCATTTGGCTGGCGGTTGATAAAACTGCCGTTTGGCAAGGCGCTCCAACTCAGGCCGCAGCCGCGCCACCAAAAACAACGACCCAGTAA
- a CDS encoding hypothetical protein (RAAC3_TM7_1_95), with translation MKDLAPDIYRQRFVIEGYPVRPVTDTDIQEYLSGLSAVLDMTELLSPVTHQSDQYGWAGWIHWENSGAHFYAWDKPRLFFSVDIYTCKAFEPSTALRYTQEFFNTTELESREF, from the coding sequence ATGAAAGACCTCGCGCCTGACATCTATCGACAACGCTTCGTCATCGAAGGCTATCCAGTACGCCCCGTAACCGATACGGATATACAGGAGTACTTGAGCGGACTCTCGGCCGTACTCGATATGACAGAACTGCTTTCTCCTGTCACCCACCAAAGTGATCAGTATGGCTGGGCGGGGTGGATACACTGGGAGAATTCCGGTGCTCACTTCTATGCCTGGGACAAGCCGCGCCTTTTCTTTAGCGTCGATATCTACACTTGTAAAGCGTTCGAACCAAGTACTGCGCTTCGGTACACACAGGAATTTTTCAATACTACCGAGCTTGAATCTAGAGAATTCTAA
- a CDS encoding NUDIX hydrolase (RAAC3_TM7_1_90), with product MQPDLAAKNAVAAIRVSTTKQGTEGDSPEAQKEQIERFADTKGITIKKFFVFMESASKEQQPMQEAVDYCADAKNEINLFIIKSIDRFTRGGSLSYDMLKTQLDTAGVQLVDIYGVISAQQVNTLDHLGFEYKWSIYSPSKKSEILEAERSKDELRDIMSRMIGAEIRYTQNGYWMRQPPYGYRSEKVDTNQGKRTVLKPREEEATFIRKMFELRAEGLLTDAEIVEKLNELGYQTRVSYVRNKDDLSKVISKKGGQPLTIKRLQKIIQSTIYAGINVEKWTSYSAVKCVFDGLVTIDLFNRANRGKKYIAYNQADGEYEIQRQAPKKHLVEKVMNNPDFPYKKFVLCPECKGTLLGSASRGKTGKYYPAYHCSNKGHYFRVPKDQMDERILQFISRIKVNQEQIDALLSTIKNEFERKQALLGDDAKALERHIQALKNEAEAALGKIMILSNQTAIAYLENEIEQIHQKITKLEKEKEQMKHKKPINIDRILSRVRYYLEHLDLLLLKQQDPHKKAQLFGVLFDQLPTYDDLDYGTQKTPLFTGVNSVFKALQLEKSLMVIPPGIEPGLPG from the coding sequence ATGCAGCCAGATCTAGCAGCTAAGAATGCCGTGGCGGCCATTCGCGTTTCTACTACCAAGCAAGGCACTGAGGGCGACTCCCCTGAGGCTCAGAAGGAGCAGATTGAGCGCTTTGCCGATACCAAAGGCATCACTATCAAAAAGTTCTTTGTATTCATGGAGTCAGCTAGCAAGGAACAACAGCCCATGCAGGAGGCTGTCGACTACTGCGCCGATGCAAAGAACGAGATCAATCTGTTCATTATCAAATCAATCGACCGGTTCACTCGTGGCGGATCCCTCAGCTACGATATGCTCAAAACCCAACTAGATACGGCCGGCGTACAGCTCGTCGATATATACGGGGTCATTAGTGCCCAACAAGTAAATACACTTGATCACCTAGGTTTTGAGTATAAGTGGAGTATTTACAGCCCGAGCAAGAAATCAGAGATACTCGAAGCCGAGCGTTCCAAGGACGAGCTGCGCGATATTATGAGCCGCATGATAGGCGCGGAGATCCGCTACACCCAGAACGGCTACTGGATGCGCCAGCCGCCCTACGGCTACCGTAGCGAGAAGGTAGATACCAATCAAGGCAAACGAACTGTACTGAAACCTCGCGAAGAAGAAGCAACGTTTATTCGTAAGATGTTTGAGCTCCGAGCTGAAGGATTACTCACGGATGCCGAGATAGTCGAAAAGCTTAACGAACTTGGGTACCAGACACGCGTTAGCTACGTGCGTAATAAAGACGATCTTAGCAAGGTGATCTCCAAAAAAGGTGGCCAACCCCTCACCATCAAGCGCCTACAAAAGATTATCCAGAGCACTATATACGCTGGAATTAACGTTGAAAAATGGACAAGCTACAGTGCGGTTAAATGTGTCTTTGATGGACTAGTGACGATTGATCTATTCAATAGAGCAAATAGAGGCAAGAAATACATAGCCTACAACCAGGCCGATGGCGAGTATGAGATTCAACGCCAAGCGCCCAAGAAACACCTCGTAGAGAAAGTCATGAACAACCCTGACTTCCCATACAAGAAGTTTGTACTATGCCCAGAATGCAAAGGTACGCTGCTCGGGAGCGCAAGCCGCGGCAAGACAGGCAAATACTACCCGGCGTACCACTGCAGCAACAAGGGCCACTACTTCCGAGTGCCTAAAGACCAGATGGACGAGAGAATCTTGCAGTTCATTAGTCGCATCAAGGTCAACCAAGAGCAAATCGACGCGCTGCTCAGTACCATCAAGAACGAGTTTGAACGCAAGCAAGCATTGTTAGGGGATGACGCCAAGGCACTCGAGAGGCACATACAGGCCCTTAAGAACGAAGCTGAGGCTGCACTTGGCAAGATTATGATTCTATCCAACCAGACGGCCATAGCCTACCTAGAGAACGAGATTGAGCAAATCCACCAGAAGATCACTAAGCTAGAAAAGGAGAAGGAACAAATGAAGCATAAAAAACCTATCAATATCGACCGTATCTTGTCACGAGTACGGTATTACCTGGAACACCTTGATCTACTACTGTTAAAACAGCAAGATCCACACAAAAAGGCACAGTTATTCGGTGTATTGTTTGATCAGCTACCAACCTATGATGATTTAGATTATGGAACACAAAAAACACCCCTTTTTACAGGGGTGAATTCTGTGTTTAAAGCCCTACAGCTTGAAAAATCTCTTATGGTGATCCCACCGGGAATCGAACCCGGATTGCCAGGATGA
- a CDS encoding hypothetical protein (RAAC3_TM7_1_101), with the protein MADSPDELEEEAKALQEEADEKREKLAEAEEKEQEAENLKEEAEGRGGGLI; encoded by the coding sequence ATGGCAGATTCACCAGATGAATTAGAGGAGGAAGCAAAAGCCCTACAGGAAGAGGCTGACGAGAAAAGAGAAAAGCTCGCTGAAGCAGAAGAGAAAGAGCAAGAAGCCGAAAACTTGAAGGAAGAAGCCGAAGGACGCGGCGGCGGTTTGATCTAG
- a CDS encoding hypothetical protein (RAAC3_TM7_1_91) — MKGKLLGFAVALLAVATIGVVQLQTKAYVDTTRDCDKYAVIYCGTMSAEEARNKYDQASRIFQAMGIQKAEISGNIKAGVVYQDGRVVVDGKVVATSARMAARNLGGTPIAGTNAGITSVSRMGSAQTAMVKFDQNGRFLFAIMKPCGNPVTATPTAPPPKPSAICKALTINKLDRTHIRFNAAAEVKNGAKVKSYTYVVTRGGKTVLNKTTDAAHYTYNASQAGNYHVRLTVNTTVGKKTSSDCVKSFTIKAAPVAECKALTIDTLSRTQFRFNAAASAENGATIKAYVFKVYRGSTLVTTKTVTSSKTAASYVYTQTQTGAYTVRLTVKTSLGDKSGTNCVKPFTVVPAENPGIDVTKYVEHLKYKRVGVNVQFEYEIAVKNTGSKELTNVVVTDTPQSGITLLSASAGSISSNKWTYTIPSLKVGQTMNFTLKAKVPVYLAGMLLNTVCVNAPEIPGNPDDCDTANVDVPPKEEQVEVCNPTTGEIITVDKDQADQYVSIKSEQCKEMKVCVLATNAVETIKKTDFDSSLHTTDFNQCTEVTVSELPTTGPADVALQLLGVTSLAGAGAYYLNSRRERA, encoded by the coding sequence ATGAAAGGTAAACTATTAGGGTTTGCGGTAGCCTTGCTGGCCGTCGCTACTATTGGCGTCGTACAGCTCCAAACCAAGGCGTACGTCGACACGACCCGCGACTGTGACAAGTACGCGGTTATTTACTGTGGAACGATGTCTGCCGAAGAAGCACGCAACAAATATGACCAGGCTTCGAGGATTTTCCAAGCCATGGGTATTCAAAAAGCAGAAATTAGCGGCAATATCAAAGCTGGTGTTGTTTACCAGGATGGCCGCGTTGTCGTCGATGGTAAAGTCGTAGCAACCAGCGCTCGTATGGCTGCTCGTAACCTCGGCGGTACACCGATTGCCGGTACCAACGCTGGTATCACCTCGGTTAGCCGCATGGGCAGCGCCCAGACCGCAATGGTCAAATTCGACCAGAACGGTCGCTTCCTTTTCGCCATCATGAAACCATGTGGCAACCCCGTCACCGCAACCCCGACTGCGCCGCCACCAAAGCCAAGCGCAATCTGTAAAGCACTGACAATCAACAAGCTTGACCGCACTCACATCCGTTTCAACGCAGCAGCCGAAGTCAAAAACGGTGCCAAGGTAAAATCATACACCTACGTCGTTACCCGTGGTGGCAAGACAGTACTCAACAAAACTACCGACGCTGCACACTACACCTACAACGCCTCACAAGCCGGAAATTACCATGTTCGCCTCACCGTCAATACAACTGTCGGCAAAAAGACCAGCAGCGACTGCGTCAAGAGCTTTACTATCAAGGCAGCTCCTGTCGCCGAATGTAAGGCGCTAACAATCGATACACTTTCGCGCACCCAATTCCGCTTCAACGCTGCGGCCTCGGCCGAAAACGGTGCGACCATAAAAGCCTACGTCTTCAAGGTTTACCGTGGCAGCACTTTGGTCACTACCAAGACGGTTACCTCAAGTAAGACGGCCGCCAGCTACGTCTACACCCAGACACAAACAGGTGCATACACCGTACGCCTGACCGTAAAGACGTCCCTCGGCGACAAATCTGGTACCAACTGTGTGAAGCCATTTACGGTCGTCCCGGCCGAAAACCCCGGTATTGATGTCACTAAGTACGTCGAGCACCTGAAGTACAAGCGCGTTGGTGTCAACGTCCAATTCGAATATGAAATCGCGGTCAAAAATACCGGCAGCAAAGAGCTGACCAACGTCGTCGTCACTGACACGCCGCAGTCCGGTATCACCCTACTTTCGGCAAGTGCCGGCAGTATCTCTAGTAACAAGTGGACGTACACCATCCCAAGTCTCAAGGTTGGCCAGACAATGAACTTTACCCTCAAAGCGAAGGTTCCCGTCTATCTAGCCGGTATGCTCCTAAATACCGTCTGTGTCAACGCGCCAGAGATTCCTGGCAACCCTGACGACTGTGACACGGCAAATGTCGATGTCCCGCCTAAGGAGGAACAGGTTGAAGTCTGTAACCCTACGACTGGTGAGATCATTACTGTCGACAAAGACCAGGCCGACCAGTATGTCTCGATCAAGAGTGAGCAGTGTAAAGAGATGAAGGTCTGCGTACTCGCAACCAACGCCGTCGAGACTATCAAGAAAACCGATTTCGACAGCAGCCTTCACACGACTGACTTTAACCAGTGTACGGAAGTAACTGTCTCCGAACTGCCGACGACCGGTCCTGCCGATGTCGCGCTGCAGTTGCTCGGTGTCACCTCCCTAGCCGGAGCTGGTGCTTACTACCTGAATAGTCGCCGCGAACGCGCCTAA
- a CDS encoding Folylpolyglutamate synthase/dihydrofolate synthase (RAAC3_TM7_1_99): MHKFETLQQAENYLLGYSPLKPDGATYTLGRMRQLMAKLGNPQNELKVIHIAGTSGKTSTAYFVRALLEETGQKTGLTVSPHITSITERVQIGGRPLPDAVFVTYLQEFFLLLENWPQLKPTYFELMIAFAYWVFRREKVGYAVVETGLGGLLDATNVVTRQDKVCALTPIGLDHTNVLGGSITQIAEQKAGIIQLQNVVFSARQAPDAAALFQKACRQQLASLEFINSEPKDAGLRLPEFQYQNWHLACAVFGYVQRRDDLAELTHDKEWEASRSMPPGRFERYKAGVTTIILDGAHNPQKLQALIDSLPAAAKDAVWLMAMAEAPNQKLEDSLKVLAVAAEKIVWTDFQVGQDFKARQSFVSSNVAERARHYGIHSDAHPDAFTALQYALEQKPSYLIITGSLFLVARLRPELERLAKRQFYQPPAK; the protein is encoded by the coding sequence ATGCATAAGTTTGAGACACTTCAACAAGCGGAAAATTACCTACTCGGCTACTCGCCATTAAAACCAGACGGAGCAACCTACACATTGGGGCGTATGCGGCAGCTGATGGCTAAGCTAGGTAATCCGCAGAACGAGTTAAAGGTAATACATATCGCCGGTACCTCCGGCAAAACAAGCACGGCATACTTTGTCAGAGCGCTCCTTGAAGAGACAGGGCAAAAAACCGGGCTGACGGTCTCGCCTCATATCACGTCGATCACCGAGCGCGTCCAGATAGGCGGGCGGCCACTACCGGACGCGGTATTTGTCACGTACCTACAGGAGTTCTTTTTGCTGCTCGAAAACTGGCCGCAGTTGAAACCAACCTATTTTGAACTAATGATCGCCTTTGCCTACTGGGTTTTTCGTCGGGAAAAGGTAGGTTATGCGGTGGTTGAAACGGGGCTGGGCGGATTACTCGATGCGACCAATGTGGTAACGAGACAGGATAAAGTCTGCGCGCTGACACCGATTGGGCTCGATCACACGAATGTACTTGGCGGCAGTATTACACAGATCGCTGAACAGAAGGCGGGGATTATCCAGCTGCAGAATGTTGTGTTTAGTGCAAGGCAGGCACCGGATGCAGCTGCCCTGTTTCAAAAAGCTTGCCGCCAACAATTGGCCTCGCTTGAGTTTATCAATAGCGAACCTAAGGATGCAGGACTACGCTTACCAGAATTTCAGTATCAGAACTGGCATTTGGCGTGTGCCGTCTTCGGCTATGTCCAGCGGCGGGATGATTTAGCAGAGCTTACTCATGATAAGGAATGGGAAGCCTCTCGGTCAATGCCGCCGGGGCGCTTTGAACGGTATAAGGCCGGTGTGACCACTATCATTCTTGACGGCGCACATAATCCGCAGAAGTTACAAGCGTTGATCGACTCACTGCCTGCAGCTGCGAAAGATGCGGTTTGGCTCATGGCGATGGCCGAGGCTCCCAATCAAAAACTGGAAGATAGCCTAAAAGTACTCGCGGTGGCAGCGGAAAAAATCGTATGGACTGATTTTCAGGTAGGACAAGATTTTAAAGCTCGGCAATCCTTCGTAAGTAGTAATGTAGCAGAAAGAGCGCGCCACTACGGTATCCATAGCGACGCGCATCCGGATGCTTTTACGGCGCTGCAGTATGCACTGGAGCAAAAGCCGAGCTATTTGATTATTACTGGGTCGTTGTTTTTGGTGGCGCGGCTGCGGCCTGAGTTGGAGCGCCTTGCCAAACGGCAGTTTTATCAACCGCCAGCCAAATGA
- a CDS encoding Two component transcriptional regulator, winged helix (RAAC3_TM7_1_96), with product MTKIAIIEDDQTISQMYRMKFEANGYEVALADNGERAVALVESFQPDIMLLDLQMPEMDGTEALTEIRKHDWGKDIPVIILTNMGEEESPKELKKLGIKNYIVKADLTPSQVVERVKSTLEHQ from the coding sequence ATGACTAAGATTGCTATCATCGAAGACGACCAGACCATTAGCCAGATGTATCGAATGAAGTTTGAAGCGAACGGCTACGAGGTTGCGCTGGCCGATAATGGCGAACGTGCCGTCGCCCTGGTAGAGAGCTTCCAGCCCGATATTATGCTCCTCGACCTCCAGATGCCAGAGATGGATGGGACCGAAGCGCTGACGGAAATCCGCAAACATGATTGGGGTAAAGATATCCCGGTCATTATTCTGACGAATATGGGCGAAGAAGAATCACCAAAAGAGCTTAAGAAACTTGGAATCAAGAACTATATCGTCAAAGCTGACCTGACGCCCAGCCAAGTCGTCGAACGCGTGAAATCGACACTAGAGCATCAGTGA
- a CDS encoding hypothetical protein (RAAC3_TM7_1_89), protein MSRPNGSKNVEKPPKIIEADETERLEYIAALLLEIAEEELQQSEGATCSQI, encoded by the coding sequence ATGAGCAGGCCGAATGGATCAAAAAACGTAGAGAAACCGCCCAAAATCATCGAAGCCGATGAGACGGAGCGACTTGAGTATATTGCAGCGTTACTCCTAGAAATTGCCGAGGAAGAACTCCAGCAAAGCGAGGGTGCGACATGCAGCCAGATCTAG